The Bradyrhizobium ottawaense genome window below encodes:
- a CDS encoding FGGY-family carbohydrate kinase — MPRAYIGVDVGTTSTRAGVFDEAGTLLATARHPIRIWHEAGDIVEQSSQDIWDACATSVRAAMAEAAIAPDSVGGIGFDATCSLVVLDRQGEPLTVSASGDKQRNVIVWMDHRAIAEARLINETEDAVLRYVGGSISPEMEMPKLLWLKRHLRASFDAAGHFFDLADYLTWRATGSLQRSTCTVTCKWNYLAHDRGGWSAQFFKRIGLSDFVNEKYARIGTEIVAPGTRLGAGLTRIAAAELGLSPGIPVGASLIDAHAGGIGAIGGRDGSGGASDVSDRLAYIMGTSACIMATTTEPCFVPGVWGPYYSGMVPDFWLNEGGQSAAGAAIDHLLKSHPGHTEASAAARSEGLDLIDFLERRIIARAGSASRAALLARDIHVLPEFIGNRSPYADPDTRAVIAGLDLDTDIAAMERLFVAGLCGLAYGLAEVIEAFAAHGVRSSIMIMGGGASRSPLVRQIMADTTGLTVALPQTREPVLLGAAMLGAVAGGAYASIGETMAKMSALGRKSEPTAPDMAAFHTRKREVYKLLRDVDRGSRAAMADIARG; from the coding sequence ATGCCGCGAGCGTATATCGGCGTCGACGTGGGGACCACGAGCACGCGTGCCGGAGTGTTTGACGAGGCCGGCACGCTTTTGGCCACCGCCCGGCATCCGATCCGGATCTGGCACGAGGCCGGCGATATCGTCGAGCAATCGTCCCAGGACATCTGGGACGCCTGCGCGACATCGGTGCGGGCCGCGATGGCGGAAGCCGCCATCGCGCCCGACAGCGTCGGCGGCATCGGCTTTGACGCGACCTGTTCGCTGGTTGTCCTCGACAGGCAGGGCGAGCCGCTCACGGTCAGCGCATCCGGCGACAAGCAACGCAATGTCATCGTCTGGATGGATCATCGCGCCATCGCCGAGGCGCGGCTGATCAACGAGACCGAGGACGCCGTGCTGCGCTATGTCGGTGGCTCGATCTCGCCAGAGATGGAGATGCCGAAGCTGCTATGGCTGAAGCGGCATCTGCGCGCGAGCTTCGACGCCGCGGGCCACTTCTTCGATCTCGCGGATTATCTGACCTGGCGCGCGACCGGCTCGCTCCAGCGCTCGACCTGCACCGTCACCTGCAAATGGAACTATCTCGCCCATGATCGCGGCGGCTGGAGCGCGCAATTCTTCAAGCGCATCGGCCTGTCTGATTTCGTCAACGAGAAATACGCCCGCATCGGCACCGAGATCGTCGCCCCCGGCACGCGGCTCGGTGCGGGGCTCACCCGTATAGCTGCTGCCGAGCTCGGCCTGTCGCCGGGCATACCGGTCGGCGCTTCGCTGATCGATGCCCATGCCGGCGGCATTGGCGCGATCGGCGGCCGCGACGGATCGGGCGGGGCGAGCGATGTCAGTGACCGGCTTGCCTACATCATGGGAACGTCGGCCTGCATCATGGCGACGACGACGGAGCCGTGCTTCGTTCCCGGCGTGTGGGGGCCTTATTATTCCGGCATGGTTCCTGATTTCTGGCTCAACGAGGGCGGCCAGTCGGCCGCGGGGGCGGCGATCGACCATCTGCTCAAGTCGCATCCGGGCCACACCGAGGCGAGCGCGGCGGCGCGCAGCGAGGGCCTCGACCTCATCGACTTCCTCGAGCGCCGCATCATCGCGCGCGCAGGCAGCGCCAGCCGTGCCGCGCTGCTCGCCCGCGACATCCATGTTCTCCCCGAATTCATCGGCAACCGCTCGCCCTATGCCGACCCTGATACGCGCGCGGTGATCGCGGGCCTCGATCTCGACACCGACATCGCCGCGATGGAGCGGCTGTTCGTCGCCGGCCTGTGCGGGCTTGCTTATGGGCTCGCCGAGGTGATCGAGGCTTTTGCCGCGCATGGCGTTCGCTCCAGCATCATGATCATGGGGGGCGGTGCGAGCCGCAGCCCGCTGGTGCGGCAGATCATGGCGGATACGACAGGCCTCACCGTCGCGCTGCCTCAGACCAGGGAGCCGGTGCTGCTGGGGGCTGCGATGCTGGGGGCGGTGGCCGGCGGCGCCTATGCCTCGATCGGCGAGACCATGGCAAAGATGTCGGCGCTGGGACGGAAGAGCGAGCCGACCGCGCCCGACATGGCCGCGTTTCACACCCGCAAACGGGAGGTCTATAAGCTCCTGCGCGACGTCGATCGCGGCAGCCGCGCGGCGATGGCCGACATCGCGAGAGGTTGA
- a CDS encoding SDR family NAD(P)-dependent oxidoreductase, translating to MYLEKFKLNGKTAFITGGGQGIGLGCAEALAEAGARVIIGDRDSKVADSAKASLKAKGFDVETAIMDVTDTKRVAEVANDLVARHGKVDILVNNAGIARSETPAETVTDEHWLNVIDVNLNGTFWCCREFGKHMLKAKSGAIVNVGSMSGFIVNKPQEQCFYNASKAGVHHLTKSLAAEWGARGIRVNAVAPTYIETPLNAFVKSNAKMYDAWIGGTPMARMGQVEEIASVVLFLSSEAASLMTGSIVLVDGGYTCW from the coding sequence ATGTACCTGGAAAAATTCAAGCTGAACGGCAAGACCGCGTTCATCACCGGCGGCGGGCAGGGCATCGGCCTTGGTTGCGCGGAAGCGCTGGCCGAAGCCGGCGCCAGGGTCATCATCGGCGACCGCGACAGCAAGGTCGCCGACAGCGCCAAGGCCAGCCTGAAGGCGAAGGGCTTTGACGTGGAGACCGCGATCATGGACGTGACCGACACCAAGCGCGTGGCGGAGGTCGCGAACGACCTTGTCGCCCGCCATGGCAAGGTCGACATCCTCGTCAACAATGCCGGCATCGCCCGCAGCGAAACCCCGGCGGAGACCGTGACCGACGAGCACTGGCTCAACGTCATCGACGTCAATCTCAACGGCACCTTCTGGTGCTGCCGCGAGTTCGGCAAGCACATGCTGAAGGCGAAAAGCGGCGCCATCGTCAATGTCGGCTCGATGTCCGGCTTCATCGTCAACAAGCCGCAGGAGCAGTGCTTCTACAATGCCTCCAAGGCGGGGGTGCATCATTTGACCAAATCGCTGGCCGCCGAATGGGGCGCGCGCGGCATCCGCGTCAATGCGGTGGCGCCGACCTATATCGAGACGCCGCTCAACGCTTTCGTGAAGAGTAACGCCAAAATGTACGACGCCTGGATCGGCGGAACCCCGATGGCGCGGATGGGGCAGGTCGAGGAGATCGCCTCGGTCGTGCTGTTCCTCTCGTCGGAGGCCGCGAGCCTGATGACCGGCAGCATCGTGCTGGTGGATGGCGGCTATACTTGCTGGTAG
- a CDS encoding ABC transporter ATP-binding protein has translation MGQITLQDVQKSFGPVHIIKGADLEIADGSFVVFVGPSGCGKTTLLRLIAGLEDVSGGKILIDGKNVVDTPPAKRGLSMVFQSYALYPHMSVRGNIGFGLKMAGLAKDEINRKVEAAAATLNLTPYLDRKPRELSGGQRQRVAIGRAIVREPKAFLFDEPLSNLDAALRVQMRIEVTRLQKQLGTTAIYVTHDQVEAMTMADKIVVLNGGKIEQYGSPLELYERPANLFVAGFIGSPKMNFVTGELALQRGAATIGVRPEHLKIDRDGTGGWQGTIAVAEHLGSDTFLYVDAGPLGMLTARYIGELSLHAGDHVSLVPDPARIHRFDSSGNALRN, from the coding sequence ATGGGTCAGATCACACTTCAGGACGTGCAGAAATCCTTCGGCCCCGTGCACATCATCAAGGGCGCCGATCTCGAGATTGCCGATGGCTCCTTCGTGGTGTTTGTCGGTCCGTCCGGCTGCGGCAAGACCACGCTCTTGCGGCTGATCGCCGGACTCGAAGACGTCTCTGGCGGCAAGATCCTGATCGACGGCAAGAACGTCGTCGATACGCCGCCCGCCAAGCGCGGGCTGTCGATGGTGTTCCAGTCCTACGCGCTGTATCCGCATATGAGCGTGCGCGGCAATATCGGTTTCGGCCTGAAGATGGCGGGCCTCGCCAAGGACGAGATCAACCGCAAGGTCGAGGCCGCCGCCGCAACGCTTAACCTTACGCCCTATCTCGATCGCAAGCCGCGCGAGCTCTCCGGCGGCCAGCGCCAGCGCGTCGCGATTGGCCGCGCCATCGTGCGCGAGCCCAAGGCGTTCCTGTTCGACGAGCCCCTGTCCAACCTCGATGCGGCGCTGCGCGTGCAGATGCGAATCGAGGTGACGCGGCTGCAGAAGCAGCTCGGCACCACCGCGATCTACGTCACCCACGACCAGGTCGAGGCCATGACCATGGCCGACAAGATCGTCGTGCTCAACGGCGGCAAGATCGAGCAATATGGCTCGCCCCTGGAACTCTACGAGCGGCCGGCCAATCTCTTCGTCGCCGGCTTCATAGGTTCGCCCAAGATGAATTTCGTCACGGGCGAGCTCGCGTTGCAACGTGGTGCTGCCACCATCGGCGTCCGGCCGGAGCATCTCAAGATCGACCGCGATGGCACCGGAGGCTGGCAGGGGACCATCGCGGTGGCCGAGCATCTTGGCAGCGACACTTTCCTCTATGTCGATGCCGGCCCGCTCGGGATGCTGACCGCACGCTATATCGGTGAATTGAGCCTGCATGCCGGCGACCATGTGTCGCTGGTGCCGGACCCCGCGCGCATTCATCGCTTCGACTCGAGCGGCAACGCGCTTCGGAACTAA
- a CDS encoding carbohydrate ABC transporter permease, translating into MARMATTRRVVVSTAVAWLFGFLIFFPILWMVLASFKTELEAFAIPPSFLFFHWTTENYATVQERSDYFHHAMNSVIIAGGSTLIALLIAIPAAWSMAFSPTKRTKDILLWMLSTKMMPPVGVLVPIYLIYKTFGLLDSRIGLVFILCLGNLPIVIWMLFTYFKEIPRDILEAARMDGATIGRELVYVLTPMAIPGLASTMLLNLILAWNEAFWTLNLSTSNAAPLTTFIASYSSPEGLFWAKLSAASTLAIAPILVLGWFSQKQLVRGLTFGAVK; encoded by the coding sequence ATGGCACGGATGGCGACGACGCGGCGGGTGGTGGTCTCGACGGCGGTGGCCTGGCTGTTCGGCTTCCTGATCTTCTTCCCGATTCTCTGGATGGTGCTGGCGAGCTTCAAGACCGAGCTGGAGGCCTTCGCCATCCCGCCATCCTTTCTGTTCTTCCACTGGACTACCGAAAACTATGCGACCGTGCAGGAGCGCAGCGACTATTTCCACCACGCCATGAACTCGGTCATCATCGCAGGCGGCTCGACGCTGATTGCGCTTCTGATCGCGATCCCGGCGGCCTGGTCGATGGCGTTCTCGCCGACCAAGCGCACCAAGGACATCCTGCTCTGGATGCTCTCGACCAAGATGATGCCGCCGGTCGGCGTGCTGGTGCCGATCTACCTGATCTACAAGACCTTCGGCCTGCTCGATTCCCGCATCGGCCTCGTCTTCATCCTGTGTCTCGGAAACTTGCCGATCGTGATCTGGATGCTGTTCACCTATTTCAAGGAGATCCCGCGCGACATCCTTGAAGCCGCGCGCATGGACGGCGCCACCATCGGCCGCGAGCTCGTCTACGTGCTGACGCCGATGGCGATCCCGGGGCTGGCTTCCACCATGCTGCTCAATCTGATCCTCGCCTGGAACGAGGCGTTCTGGACGCTCAACCTGTCCACCTCGAACGCGGCGCCCCTCACCACGTTCATCGCCTCCTATTCGAGCCCGGAAGGGCTGTTCTGGGCAAAGCTGTCGGCGGCCTCGACGCTGGCGATCGCGCCCATTCTCGTCCTCGGTTGGTTCAGCCAGAAGCAGCTCGTGCGCGGGCTCACCTTCGGCGCGGTGAAGTAG
- a CDS encoding carbohydrate ABC transporter permease, with protein sequence MATRQTQTLARSLLTPAVGLLFIWMIVPLALTIYFSTLHYSLLDPGSESFVGLENFRYFLTDPAFLASLQNTLVLVGSVLALTILLGIPLALLMDQPVIGRNFVRLMVIAPFFVMPTVSALVWKNLLMHPVSGLFAWLASLFHLTPIDWFNDLPLFAVILIVTWQWLPFATLILLTALQSLDEEQKEAAEMDGASAVSTFIYITLPHLARPITVVILIETIFLLTVFAEIYVTTGGGPGLSTTNIAFLIYSQALIQFDVGSASAGGLVAVVIANVVAFFLVRIVGRNLEA encoded by the coding sequence ATGGCAACCCGGCAGACGCAGACTCTTGCGCGCTCGCTCCTGACGCCGGCCGTCGGGCTGCTGTTCATCTGGATGATCGTCCCGCTGGCGCTGACGATCTATTTCTCGACGCTGCATTACAGCCTGCTCGATCCCGGCTCGGAATCATTCGTCGGGCTGGAGAACTTCCGCTACTTCCTCACCGATCCCGCCTTCCTGGCCTCGCTCCAGAACACGCTGGTGCTGGTCGGCTCCGTGCTCGCGCTGACGATCCTGCTCGGCATTCCCCTGGCGCTCTTGATGGACCAGCCGGTCATCGGCCGCAATTTCGTGCGGCTGATGGTGATCGCGCCGTTCTTCGTGATGCCGACGGTGAGCGCGCTGGTCTGGAAGAATTTGTTGATGCACCCGGTGTCCGGCCTGTTCGCCTGGCTCGCCTCGCTGTTCCATCTGACGCCGATCGACTGGTTCAACGATTTGCCGCTGTTTGCCGTCATCCTGATCGTGACGTGGCAATGGCTGCCCTTCGCGACGCTGATCCTGCTCACCGCGCTGCAGTCGCTCGACGAGGAGCAGAAGGAGGCCGCCGAGATGGACGGCGCCAGCGCCGTCTCGACCTTCATCTACATCACGCTGCCGCACTTGGCGCGGCCCATCACCGTGGTGATCCTGATCGAGACGATCTTCCTGCTCACGGTCTTTGCGGAAATTTATGTCACTACGGGCGGTGGCCCGGGGCTGTCGACCACCAACATCGCTTTCCTGATCTATTCGCAGGCGCTGATCCAGTTCGACGTCGGCAGCGCCTCCGCGGGCGGCCTCGTCGCGGTGGTGATCGCCAATGTCGTCGCCTTCTTCCTCGTCCGCATCGTCGGCCGCAATCTGGAGGCTTGA
- a CDS encoding ABC transporter substrate-binding protein, with amino-acid sequence MAETTLTIATVNNGDMIRMQGLTAEFTKKYPDIAVKWVTLEENVLRQRVTTDIATKGGQFDVLTIGTYEVPIWAKKGWLVPLANLGADYDVADLLPRIKDAVTADGKLYAAPFYGESSMVMYRTDLFDKAGLKMPEKPTWDFVVDAAKKLTDKSAGTYGICLRGKAGWGENMAFLSAMANSYGARWFDEKWEPQFNTPEWKTTLTTYVNLMKEAGPPGASSNGFNENLALFNAGKCAMWIDATVAASFVTNPKDSKVADKVGFALAPNTGLGKNANWLWAWNLAIPAGSKKMEAAEKFIAWATSKDYTKLVASKEGWANVPPGTRTSLYKNDEYLKVAPFAKLTLASIDAADPNKPTVKPVPYVGVQYAAIPEFQGIGTQVGQQFSAALAGSMTVDAALTAAQSATEREMKRAGYIK; translated from the coding sequence ATGGCCGAAACGACCCTGACGATCGCCACCGTCAACAATGGCGACATGATCCGCATGCAGGGGCTGACGGCCGAGTTCACCAAGAAGTACCCGGATATCGCCGTGAAGTGGGTGACGTTGGAGGAGAACGTGCTGCGTCAGCGCGTCACCACCGACATCGCCACCAAGGGCGGTCAGTTCGACGTGCTCACCATCGGCACCTATGAGGTGCCGATCTGGGCCAAGAAGGGCTGGCTGGTGCCGCTCGCCAATCTCGGCGCCGATTACGACGTCGCCGACCTCTTGCCCAGGATCAAGGACGCGGTCACCGCCGACGGCAAGCTCTATGCCGCGCCGTTCTACGGCGAGAGCTCGATGGTGATGTATCGCACCGATCTGTTCGACAAGGCCGGCCTGAAGATGCCGGAGAAGCCGACCTGGGATTTCGTAGTCGATGCCGCGAAGAAGCTCACCGACAAGAGCGCCGGCACCTATGGCATTTGCCTGCGCGGCAAGGCCGGCTGGGGCGAGAACATGGCGTTCCTCTCCGCGATGGCCAATTCCTACGGTGCGCGCTGGTTCGATGAGAAATGGGAGCCGCAGTTCAACACGCCGGAATGGAAGACGACGCTCACGACCTACGTCAATCTGATGAAGGAAGCCGGCCCTCCCGGCGCAAGCTCCAACGGCTTCAACGAGAATCTGGCGCTGTTCAACGCCGGCAAATGCGCGATGTGGATCGACGCCACGGTGGCGGCGTCCTTCGTCACCAATCCGAAGGATTCCAAGGTCGCCGACAAGGTCGGCTTTGCGCTCGCGCCCAACACCGGGCTCGGCAAGAACGCCAACTGGCTGTGGGCCTGGAATCTCGCGATCCCCGCCGGATCCAAGAAGATGGAAGCCGCCGAGAAGTTCATCGCCTGGGCGACGAGCAAGGACTACACCAAGCTCGTGGCATCGAAGGAGGGCTGGGCCAACGTGCCGCCGGGCACGCGGACCTCGCTTTACAAGAACGATGAATATCTGAAGGTCGCCCCGTTCGCCAAGCTGACGCTGGCCTCGATCGACGCGGCCGATCCGAACAAGCCGACGGTGAAGCCGGTGCCTTATGTCGGCGTGCAATACGCTGCGATCCCCGAATTCCAGGGCATCGGCACCCAGGTCGGCCAGCAATTCTCCGCCGCGCTTGCGGGCTCGATGACGGTCGATGCCGCGCTGACCGCCGCGCAGTCCGCGACCGAGCGCGAGATGAAGCGCGCCGGCTACATCAAGTGA
- a CDS encoding sugar-binding transcriptional regulator, protein MAAENDKSRLDDAARAGWLYFIAGHTQDEIAKMLQVSRASAQRLVSLCLAERLITFRLEHPIAACMELAARLKERFDLAHCEVVPADPAAPQATAGIAERCANLLDATLRSETPVIVALGTGRAVRAAVERVTPIDRPNHQIVSLVGTISADGSASFYDTVGRLADRTGARHYPMPLPFLMSSEDERNKMVRIEPIAKVKAVAAKADLRLVGIGQMDQKAQVHVDGFVTRDELFEMMRLGAIGEITGWAYDSKGRLLKAGTNKRLTSIPPEVPAKTTTIAAAVGAAKVPAIAAALNGGLINGLITDETTARAILER, encoded by the coding sequence ATGGCCGCCGAGAACGACAAGTCGCGACTCGACGATGCCGCGCGCGCCGGCTGGCTGTATTTCATCGCCGGTCACACCCAGGACGAGATCGCAAAGATGCTGCAGGTCTCGCGCGCCTCGGCGCAGCGGCTGGTGTCGCTGTGCCTTGCCGAGCGCCTCATCACCTTCCGGCTCGAACATCCCATCGCCGCCTGCATGGAGCTTGCGGCGCGCCTGAAGGAGCGTTTCGACCTTGCTCATTGCGAGGTGGTGCCCGCTGATCCCGCCGCGCCGCAGGCCACTGCAGGCATCGCCGAACGCTGCGCCAATCTGCTCGATGCGACGCTGCGTTCGGAGACGCCGGTGATCGTCGCGCTCGGCACCGGCCGGGCGGTGCGCGCTGCGGTCGAGCGCGTCACCCCGATCGACCGGCCCAATCATCAGATCGTCTCGCTGGTCGGCACCATCTCCGCGGACGGTTCGGCGAGCTTTTACGACACCGTCGGCCGACTCGCAGACCGCACGGGAGCGCGGCACTATCCGATGCCGCTGCCGTTCCTGATGTCGTCCGAGGACGAGCGCAACAAGATGGTCCGCATCGAGCCGATCGCCAAGGTGAAGGCGGTCGCGGCCAAGGCGGACTTGCGCCTCGTCGGTATCGGCCAGATGGACCAAAAGGCGCAGGTGCATGTCGACGGCTTCGTCACTCGCGACGAATTGTTCGAGATGATGCGGCTGGGTGCCATCGGCGAGATCACCGGCTGGGCCTATGATTCCAAGGGCCGCCTGCTCAAGGCCGGCACCAACAAGCGCCTCACCAGCATCCCGCCGGAAGTGCCGGCGAAGACCACGACCATCGCCGCCGCGGTCGGTGCCGCCAAGGTGCCGGCGATCGCGGCGGCGCTGAACGGCGGGCTGATCAACGGGCTGATTACCGACGAGACGACGGCAAGGGCGATTTTGGAGCGGTAG
- a CDS encoding HAD family hydrolase codes for MDRGQPRPDLIIFDCDGVLVDSELLSCRCLSEVLAEFGIALSQEQALELFLGRSTKAIEQHYRDLGQIVPDGFLPRLKSQVLSTFAASLEPIPGIAGVMSDLSVPFCVASSSDLDRVALSLDVTGLRAHFGERLYTAQMVRHGKPAPDLFLLAAEKMRVQPARTLVIEDSVSGVKAGKAAGMTVWGFVGGSHYRGRDGRAILSEAGADRVFARMSDFWEA; via the coding sequence ATGGACCGCGGCCAGCCAAGACCCGATCTGATCATCTTCGATTGCGACGGCGTGCTCGTCGACAGCGAGCTGTTGAGCTGCCGATGCCTGTCCGAGGTGCTGGCCGAGTTCGGCATCGCGCTCAGCCAGGAGCAGGCGCTCGAGCTCTTTCTCGGGCGCAGCACCAAGGCGATCGAGCAGCATTATCGCGATCTCGGGCAGATCGTGCCCGACGGCTTTCTGCCGCGCCTGAAGTCGCAAGTGCTGTCGACGTTCGCAGCTTCGCTTGAGCCGATTCCCGGCATTGCCGGCGTGATGTCCGACCTATCCGTGCCGTTTTGCGTGGCCTCGTCCAGCGACCTCGACCGCGTCGCGCTCTCCCTCGACGTCACAGGCCTGCGGGCGCATTTCGGCGAGCGGCTCTACACCGCGCAGATGGTCCGGCATGGCAAGCCGGCGCCCGACCTCTTTCTCCTCGCGGCAGAAAAGATGAGAGTGCAACCTGCGCGCACGCTGGTGATCGAGGACAGCGTCAGCGGCGTCAAGGCCGGCAAGGCGGCCGGCATGACCGTCTGGGGATTTGTCGGCGGCAGCCATTACCGCGGACGCGACGGGCGGGCTATATTGTCCGAGGCGGGGGCCGATCGGGTCTTCGCGCGCATGAGCGATTTCTGGGAGGCGTGA
- a CDS encoding nitric oxide reductase activation protein NorD: MLDFLELEETVGRAWHRMVGGTASYPVHDDHAVALTEVRGRLAVMFRALGGETGVQIASAGARKSGHRLGWRQRIGLGDERLEQPGRDAATIFLPDRISIFPDRALNAALYRWLAAWFAAAPIETITEADPLRRDLLVLRRASETAVWVLTQFPGLVADYAQLAAATAEARPRRPLPRIEQEVEQIVLALLGAGKAPAGRLWPAMMGTGPLPDKAPPGYHSILPCPLWGDCWTRELSPAHAGEDECAPGAEPEAQDNRKRFAVREREDNASRRDPFVLNRFEKILAMAEMVNVDRPADDSEDEDAQKAADDLEEITLSRRTGKPASRFKFDLDLPPEALDASRLNAGLTYPEWDYRSGSYLPDHCRVLAGAASEHGESWTPDDAMRRHIRQVRRRFEVLRPRHELMRAQADGHDLDLDALVRARCDLRAGSGGSGLDRIHVAMRPQGHDLAVTLLVDVSLSTDAWVDGYRVLDVEKEALLALTHGISACGDHHSILTFTSRRRSWVRLETVKAFGEPMSGTVERRIGALKPGYYTRIGAAVRHAAAELARQPQRKKLLLVLTDGKPNDVDHYEGRFALEDTRKSVQEARRLGIAAFGVTVDATAQSYFPTLFGRGGYAIVGNIKRLPAALPAIYRQVAH, translated from the coding sequence ATGCTCGACTTCCTCGAACTGGAGGAGACGGTCGGCCGCGCCTGGCACAGGATGGTCGGCGGCACCGCGAGCTATCCGGTTCACGATGATCACGCCGTTGCACTGACCGAGGTGAGAGGCCGGCTCGCGGTGATGTTCCGCGCGCTCGGCGGCGAGACTGGGGTTCAGATCGCAAGCGCGGGCGCGCGAAAATCGGGGCACCGTCTCGGCTGGCGACAGCGCATCGGCCTCGGTGACGAGCGCCTCGAGCAGCCGGGTCGCGATGCCGCGACCATTTTCCTGCCCGATCGAATCTCGATCTTTCCCGACCGCGCGTTGAACGCGGCGCTCTATCGCTGGCTTGCGGCATGGTTCGCAGCCGCACCGATCGAGACGATCACGGAAGCCGATCCGCTGCGGCGGGATCTTCTGGTGTTGCGCCGGGCAAGTGAGACGGCGGTCTGGGTGCTCACGCAATTCCCCGGGCTTGTCGCCGATTACGCTCAGCTCGCCGCGGCAACCGCCGAGGCCCGGCCTCGTCGCCCCTTGCCACGCATCGAGCAGGAGGTCGAGCAGATCGTCTTGGCCTTGCTCGGCGCCGGAAAGGCCCCTGCGGGCAGACTGTGGCCGGCGATGATGGGGACGGGCCCGCTGCCGGACAAGGCGCCGCCGGGCTATCATTCGATCCTGCCGTGCCCGCTCTGGGGGGATTGCTGGACGCGCGAGCTCTCGCCCGCGCATGCGGGCGAGGACGAATGTGCGCCGGGCGCCGAGCCCGAGGCCCAGGACAATCGCAAGCGCTTTGCCGTCCGCGAGCGTGAGGATAATGCCAGCCGCCGCGATCCTTTCGTGCTCAACCGCTTCGAGAAGATCCTCGCGATGGCCGAGATGGTCAATGTCGACCGTCCGGCCGACGACAGTGAGGACGAGGATGCGCAGAAGGCGGCCGACGATCTCGAGGAGATCACGCTCAGCCGCCGCACCGGCAAGCCGGCGAGCCGGTTCAAGTTCGACCTCGACCTGCCGCCGGAAGCCCTCGATGCATCGCGGCTGAACGCGGGCCTCACCTATCCCGAATGGGATTACCGCAGCGGCTCCTATCTGCCCGATCATTGCCGCGTGCTGGCCGGTGCGGCCTCCGAGCACGGTGAGAGCTGGACGCCTGACGACGCCATGCGCCGGCACATCCGCCAGGTGCGCCGCCGCTTCGAGGTGTTGCGGCCGCGCCATGAATTGATGCGCGCTCAGGCCGACGGACACGACCTCGATCTCGACGCGCTGGTACGTGCGCGGTGCGACCTCCGCGCCGGCAGCGGCGGCAGCGGTCTTGATCGCATCCACGTCGCGATGCGCCCGCAAGGGCACGATCTCGCGGTCACGCTGCTCGTCGACGTCTCGCTGTCCACGGATGCCTGGGTCGACGGCTATCGCGTGCTCGACGTCGAGAAGGAGGCGCTGCTGGCGCTCACCCACGGGATTTCGGCCTGCGGCGATCACCACAGCATCCTCACCTTCACCTCGCGCCGGCGGTCCTGGGTGCGGCTCGAGACGGTCAAGGCCTTCGGCGAGCCGATGAGCGGGACGGTCGAGCGCCGCATCGGCGCGCTGAAGCCCGGCTATTACACGCGGATCGGCGCGGCGGTGCGCCACGCCGCGGCCGAGCTCGCCCGCCAGCCGCAGCGCAAGAAGCTGCTGCTCGTCCTCACCGATGGCAAGCCGAACGATGTCGACCATTACGAGGGCCGCTTCGCGCTCGAAGACACCCGCAAGTCGGTGCAGGAGGCGCGCCGGCTCGGCATCGCCGCCTTCGGCGTCACGGTGGACGCAACCGCGCAATCCTATTTCCCGACCCTGTTCGGCCGTGGCGGCTATGCCATCGTCGGGAACATCAAGCGGCTGCCCGCGGCGCTGCCGGCAATCTACCGGCAGGTCGCGCACTAA
- a CDS encoding CbbQ/NirQ/NorQ/GpvN family protein produces the protein MKAALHTVTSAPELPAYVPSGNECELFEHAWRRRLPVLLKGPTGCGKTRFVAHMAARLGLPLHTVACHDDLTAADLTGRYLLRGGDTVWTDGPLTRAVREGGICYLDEVVEARKDVTVVLHPLTDDRRILPLERTGEELVAPNSFMLVVSYNPGYQTLLKALKPSTRQRFIAIEFGFLPPEQEIAVVSAESGLSPERVRPLVGLAGRLRALKGHDLEEGVSTRLVVYCATLIAAGTPIADAVLAGMIEPLTDDSDVKAALLDVARAVIG, from the coding sequence ATGAAAGCTGCCCTTCACACGGTAACCTCGGCGCCCGAGCTGCCGGCCTATGTTCCATCCGGAAACGAATGCGAGCTTTTCGAGCATGCCTGGCGGCGTCGTCTGCCGGTTCTGCTCAAGGGGCCGACCGGCTGCGGCAAGACCCGCTTCGTCGCGCATATGGCGGCGCGGTTGGGCCTGCCGCTTCACACGGTTGCCTGTCACGACGATCTCACCGCCGCCGATCTCACCGGCCGCTATTTGCTCAGGGGCGGGGACACCGTGTGGACCGATGGTCCGCTGACGCGCGCCGTGCGCGAGGGCGGCATCTGCTATCTCGACGAGGTCGTGGAAGCCCGCAAGGACGTCACAGTCGTGCTGCATCCCCTGACCGACGACCGCCGTATCCTGCCCCTGGAGCGGACCGGCGAGGAGCTGGTGGCGCCGAACAGCTTCATGCTCGTGGTCTCTTACAACCCCGGCTACCAGACGCTGCTGAAGGCGCTGAAGCCATCGACGCGGCAGCGCTTCATCGCCATCGAATTCGGCTTCCTGCCGCCTGAGCAGGAGATCGCCGTCGTGTCCGCCGAAAGCGGACTGTCGCCGGAGCGCGTGCGGCCGCTGGTGGGGCTGGCTGGCCGGCTGCGCGCGCTCAAGGGCCACGATCTGGAAGAGGGTGTCTCGACCCGGCTCGTGGTCTATTGCGCGACCCTGATTGCCGCGGGCACGCCGATTGCCGATGCCGTGCTGGCCGGCATGATCGAACCGCTGACCGACGATTCCGACGTGAAGGCTGCCCTGCTGGACGTCGCACGCGCCGTCATCGGGTGA